A region of the Phaeodactylum tricornutum CCAP 1055/1 chromosome 1, whole genome shotgun sequence genome:
tgtcggcgtcgacgacgactaCCGACACGAAGCAATGGTGTGCGATCGCAGTGCGAGCGGCCCGGGTACAGACGAATAAGACCCGGAGAAAGAAACGAGTCCAACGGTCTGGTCTGTCCGTGTCTCACAACAACGGAAACCCTTCTCAGAACAAAGGGGTCGTTCGTTATCTCTACCCGCTATACAAGTCACAAATTCGCACAGTTGATCACTTACTGGAGCAGGTCTACAAGAGTTTCGATCAATCTGTTCGGCACTATTTGTCTGTCCTAAATACCGACGCCGATTGCTCTCTGTAGTCCGTTACTGCGTAAGAACACCGACATCCATTGTGGTGTGCACGGCAACAGTGTTCGGATCTTATTTCGCTTCAAAAACCTTAAGGTCAACCGACGGTAGTAGACGTCATGAGTTTCGGCAACGGCTCCCACGGAGGACGCGCATCGCTCGGCACCAAAGTCTACTTGAACGTTTACGACTTGAGTCCAGCGAATGACTATCTTTACGCCATAGGTTTGGGGTTGCACCATTCCGGAGTGGAAGTCTCGGGCACGGAATATTCCTTCGCCAGTGGGGCGGGTGTCTTTGATAGTCCGCCCAAAGTGGCCCCCGGTGCCAAGTTTCGCCAGCAGATCGAAGTCGGAGCCTTTGACGGAGGCCCCGGAAAGCTTCAACAGGCTCTCACCGAGCTCCGCGTAGACTTTGGTCCGGACGACTACAATCTCGTCCGCAAGAACTGTAACCACTTTGCCAACgcattgtgttggaaacTCGTGCGTACCACCATTCCGGGACACGTCAATCGATTGTCCGATATTGGCGTTTGCTGCAGCTGTCTTTTGCCACGACAGCTTCTCGAACACGCACCAGTTGGTGATCCCAACGACGCGAATCCTAACAGTGGCTTTCTCGTGCGCGCCGGGAATCGCTCCGTGGCACCCGCACCGCAGGCCTTTTCCGGAACGGGAGCGCGGCTAGGGTCCGCCACGACTACGACCACTACCGCATCCACCAGTATTCTGGGCCGGTGGAAGTCGCCGACGGCGACCAAAAAAGAAGATGATCTGACGGATCGTAGGGAAAAGGCCAGGCAAGCAGCGTTGGCTCGACTGGCACGCAACTCACAATCGGAAAACTCTCCCCAATCAAGGTGACGACTGATGAAATATTATACCCCAATCAGAAGGCATACGAATCCGTTGTGGTTATAGTGGGAGAGCTGTACGAATAGTCTCGAGTAGAAAAGTGTTTTTATACGTTCTATAATAACTCTCTCAATAGCGGCATTAAGCCGGTGTTACTTATGCCTACCTTTCTTTTTGACGGGTTCCGTGTTTTTTTCGGCGGCCTGCTCATCGAGCTCGGCCAACATCATGCCCACGCCCATCACCATGGTAGAAGCAAAACAaatgtcttctttttcctgttgTATGTCCGCTCCTTTGGCTGCCATCTGGCCCATCAATAAGACGGTTTCTTGTAGCTGATCGCGAGCCCGGTCGTAGTAACCCCGGGCAAAATCAACTCGTTCGGCCGCTTGCACCAGCGTGTCTTTGCTTTCCGATGTTACCACATCCTCGCCGACAGGGCACGCCAACAACTCTTCGGCAATCAAAACATTGGCTTCCACCACTCGACGGCGAGACTGCAGAAACTCAATGGAAAGTTCCTTCTCGGAAAAGGCTTCCAGCGCAGTTTGTCGATGACCGAGGGCCCGGCAGTACGTATCAGCTGCATCGGCATGGCGCTGCAGTGACGAGAAGACGTCGCCAATCCCGGTCAGCACACGAGGAACCTGATCGGTAGCCCAGGAACAGTACGAGACTTCTGCGCtactctcactgtcaaccgaGGCAAGATATTCGTCCAGGATAGACCAACACGTTTCCATCATTTCCAGTGCCAACCTtcgatcgtcgtcgtctgcgGTGTCGTTCTCGTCGGTACTCTCGTCGATAGTGCCTACACCAGTCTCGGTCTCGACTTGGTCTACTCCGGTGATGAGATTTTCTGGTTTGACTTCCTCGATGTGGTGGTTGTTGATTGCATCCGCCGAGTCCGTTGTCATGTTACTCGTATCCTGCGCACGGCGTTccgcggcggcggcagcggcatCCCGGACGTGAGGACTTTTGCTTACGGAAGACTCCCCACGGTCGCtttcttccacttcttccCCAGGAGGAGGGAAAGCCCGAAAAATTGCGTTGCCGTATTCGTAATAAGCCGGAGCCGCCTCGATATGCGCTTCCCCGTAGGTAGTCCGGCATTCTTCCAAAAGGGAAGCAAACAAGGCAACGGCTTGTTCCGCCTGGCCCGATTGTACCAGCTTGCGGCCAGCCCGGAACCGTGGATCTCGCGCAACTCTGGGTAGCGTAAACCGCCTGCTATTGCTGGTGTCCGCCATGATACGTTCGTTCTTTGCTCTACCTTGTTTTCCGTTTCGGATGATACAGAAAGCCTGGAGGATGGATATCTATAACGAATCCGAGCTAACATCAGAAAtcgcactgactgtgaatagcgCAAACTTGTCCGCAGACAGGACAGACGGTGGAATCGTTGCAATGAAGAATAGCAAGCTGTCTATTTACTATGTACTATCCTCCGCAGTCTTCGCCTGTATCATAGCTTGCAACCACGGAACAAAGACACGAAGGATACAATCAAGGCAGTGACGAAGAGATAGCGACTCATGAATAGACGGAAATGGTTGGATGGCACATCATACAGaagtagagacaaatattTTGTGTTTCGCCCTTCGAATCCCTGTTTGTTATGATCTAATGTAAGTCGAATGCGTGTACGTCACGCGGCGTCACGAATAATGAGCGTGTTCGTCTCCATCGCGGGTCAATGGTGCACAAACTACTGGAAATCAATTCACCCACTTGTGCCCACAATTGCAACAGACAAAGATTAATGCCAGTGAGTCTGATTGTGCAACGTCGGATTGAAAGAAGACCGCTTCATGACGTCCACAGTTGGCACAATTGGCTTTCTGCGATCGAGCCAGGGTCGGATCATCCGAAATTGACGACGGGACGGTATGCAAAATATTTCCCACTTCCTTTTTGCGTTCGTTGCGATAAATCAAAGGTTGATCCGGTGCCGACTCCACGTAGCGACACAAGCGGCACGCATACTGCAGTATTTTATTGCGTTTGTCTTCCTGTATATGTAAGTGTCAAGGAGAGTGCACACCAATGGGTCAGAGCCAGTAAAAAGTGCGATGCGTAGCTTTCGTGACACCACTGGTACGGAGCAACCTCACCCTACCGCACACGTACTTGAGGATACAGCATTGAAGAATCGTGAGGACAGAAGCGCATTAGCAATGAATCTTCTTGTTGATTGTTTACATCGTCGCCCATATCCAAaacgtcgtcttcgtcttcttcgggcAGCAGGTCGTCCACTTCCTGTTGCTGATGGTCGCCGCCGTTTGCATCATCCCATAAGTCCGCCATTCTTGCAGTTGCTCGTTTTTGATCAAGTCAGGCAGTCTAGAGATAGGGCTTCACAAATTTTCGAAAGgagttaacagtaagcgtGTTCAAAGTGCTCACTGTCCGACACTGTAGTCGCATGTCAACCTCGATGGATGCCCACTATCCGAGAGGCGACTACGCGTCTGTATAACTAACTGCAACAGACTGTAACTGTTGGTGGTTTGAACGGATGCCGAGTTCCttcctaacagtaagtctGTCGTGAGTAGTACAGACCTCCTTGCTTTTTGCAGAAAACGACCAAAACGAAAAACGGGAGGCGAACGAACCAATTCACCAAGAAAAAGCTGCTTCCGTCTGTTCATTGTCCGTAACATCCCATCGGAACGGACAATCCGGTCCACCACCATCACTTTTTGCCGCAGGCTCCGAACAAAAATTCATTTCTTCTCGCATACGTTTGGGTAGTTGTTGGCAAGTCTTGTCCATTGCACGCTGGAAGTACCTCTACGCGATCCAGTGAAAGGATATCATGAAGCGCCATCATCGACAGGtcgaggaagacgatgagcACGAGTCCGCTGAAATGGACGTGGACACGGAGGAAAAGGTGGAACCGGATGAAACTGACCAAGACACGCATAGCGAAagtgacgaggacgacgccGAAGGAGATTCGCAGATCCAGCGCCAACCAGTCGCAGCGAACCCATTTCTCGATGCCTTTTATGGGCTTTCATCCGTCAGTGGAAAGGAACGCGCTCAGGCGGCTCAGGTCATTCTCCATCATGCCTTGGTGGGCCCCGATGCCAACGCAAAAGACGCCGCGTACGCGTTTCGACGCCTTTTAAATGGGTTGTGCTCCGGTCGAGCGGCGGCTCGTCAAGGAAACGCAGCAGCTCTAGCAAAGTTTGTGATGATTGCGACAATAGAGGATAAGCTGGATGCCGTCCAATTAGAGACCTTGAAAGAAGGAGAGAAGTCTGTCTCAAGCCTGCTGTATCTTCGGAATCGTCTGTTGGCGGCAACCAATCCCAATGAAACACCCGGACGGCGCAAAGGTTCTGAGGAAAGAGATTATCAGTTTGGAAGGTTGTTTGGAATAATGGCGATTTTCCGCAGTGGTGTGCTCTGCCcttccaaagaaaacaaggcaGATTTGAATGATATTTTGGTTGTTGCTACTGGCTTTTTGACTGATCTAGCCAATCTCTACGAGTATAAAAATTGGATGCGTGAGCCAGCTGCACACGCCATTGGAACAATGTTGAACTCCTACTACGCTGTTTGTCCAAAGGACAACAAAGCGGTCAAGATTATTGATCATTTGGTGAAAACCTTGTCCACTCTGGAGCTCTTGACCAAAGGCGATGTCCACtttgatgacgacgatgatgacgaaaaaCCGTTGTACGCAAAATACTCGGCGGAGCAGGTGGCAATCGTCGCTCACATACAAGCGAACGTTCACTTACACGGGGACGCGCTCCCAAGCCCGCTCGACCAACCGATATTGACGAAGGATACCATTCCACTCCTTGCAGGTGCTCTTAGCGAAGTAAGCTCGGTCACACAGCCCCGAATGCATTTAGTCTGGGATACAATTTGGATTCTTTTGACTGAATCAGCTCCAGACCAAGGGACACAGATGGTGGACCTCAGGATACCGCGCCAAAGTGTGCCGGTAGGTGACGATAGTCTGCACGATATCCTTGAGGGCCTTTTTCGATATGTTGTGATCGAAAAGTTGCTTGGACTTGAGAATGATGCAGGATTTGAAAACGGCAAAACGACTCACGAGAGGCGTGCGTTGGCGTTGTGTATTGTACGCAATCTAGCAGGTGCTGAGTTTGTATCGTCAGTTTCTGGACGGACAGTGCTGAACATGGAAGTGCAATTGCTCGAGGATATCGTTCTCACTACGGTCTTGGTGCAGCGACTCTTCGTAGATGTTATATGCGCTGGAACTGTGGGTGGCAGCAAAAAACAGAGCGAGCACATGCTAAAACCGCTGTCTCTGCAAGTCCTGGATTCTATTTTAGCTTCTTTCTCTGACGATTTCAGAAGCGACATGGTAACCAGGCGCTTGGTGGTGGTCAGAGCATTCCTGGACTGCGAACCTCGCTTCGACACtcgaacgaagacgacgttTATCGCCGACCTCTTAGGCATTTTATCATACACAACGCTAGATGCAGGGCGAAGGGCTTTGTTAAATGAGTTCGTCTCCTATTTGGAGATCAAAATTGCCCGTGCCGCAACAGACGCAAAGCTCGGCGTGTCAACGTACGATGCTATTGGATTTGTAGACTGGTTGTTCGGGGTTGCGAAAGTTTTCCTTCGAAGCGAAATTGCAACCGAAACGACTGCCCGCCCTGAAGTTCGTCGCATTATTTCGTTTCTGTCGGCCGCTGCCTTTTTTGATTGCAAATCATCGACCGTCGAATTCTCAAAGAATCGACTGACGACTAAAAAAAAGGGGAAAAAACGATCACCAAATCTTGATGAATCGGTGAAACATCCTGTCATCGCAGCTGCCTCACTATTGAAAAATGAGAGAATCGGCCTTAACGATTTCATCCCGTACGATGTGAGAATTATTCTCTCCGCGCGTTATTACTCTCTATTGGCCGATATTGTCGCGACAACTCTTCGCTCGTCAGACAGTCTGAAAGAGAAAAATGTGTTGGATCAATTATCGGACACAATTGATGGAATACATACTCTGGTATCTATGGGAGTGCACACCTTTGGCCTTGCAAACAAGGAAGAAGGGATGGAAACGAATGATAGCCCAAATGATATTGTACTCAATTTACGCCGGAAAGCTTACAACATTCCCGCAAAATCGGAAAAACCTTCAAAGTGTGTAACGGCTTTTGCAATTCTTGCATCAACGCTGTATCTCCATCTGTACACTTCAGGTCGGCCAGCAGATGTTCTAGCTGACGATGATCTTGATGCTGATGATGGCAATGATCACGAAGAACTTGTCGAAGCCATTGCAGATGTTTCTCACGTAGCTACGTTGTTCGAATCAGGCTGCAAGGAAGGCGATTACCCGCTTCGGAGCCTGGCAGAGTTGTGCGCCAATTTGCTTTCTTCCCCTTTAAGCTTTGGAAGTAACAGTAAGGGTGCTTCGCCAAAGATGATCCGTGAAGTAGTGAAACTGTGTTGGACTGGAGGTCTAGTGCACTCGGCTTTGTCAAAGAACAATGTTCTCGATTCCCAAGTCATGGCCATCCTTCTTGGAGGCATAGGTGTGACCAGCGATAGTATAGGGGAAGATATGAATTTagacgaggaggaggaagacgacgataGCGATTCTGAGAGCTCCGGTGATGATATCAGCACTATGTCAAAAAAAGAAACTCACGCCCCAGACGCAGAAAACGTTGGAGATTCAGTCAGGTTGGAAGAAATAAGtaatgaagaagaagaggtgGAACTCGACTCTTCGAACTTACAATCCCTGCTTGAGGAGGAGAATGATACAGATGTGGAGCTAGAGCACCACGAAGGGGCTGACGCTGCACTTGCAAAACTCATTCTGCTGCGCCAAGACGCTCGTAAGACAGGTCAGCAGGCCAGAGAACGACTCGCGATTGCTCAGTACCAGCGATGCGTTCTTCTGCTCGAGACGGCCGTTCTTGGTAAACCTGAAGGTTGGGGTAGCTTGTTACGGACGAACGGTTTGTTGAATACTATTGTACCGTTGATACAATACAGAAAGGCTTTGGAGAAAGACATATTGAAGTCAACCGACAAAGGGTCCCTGGCGCGGACGGGAGAAAAGCGCTCGTTCATGGACAAGATCACATCACTCTTGAAAATGAAAATTTATAAGGTCAGAACTTCGACAATAGAATGGTCAGAGGACTGTGATCAATTGGAGCTGGCAACTTCCATTGCGACTTGGCTGCTGTCAGAGATAAAAAGTAATTCGACCAAGGAGCACAAATCATGTTGCAGCGGCGGTTTGATGTTTGTTTTGAAGGCTCTCAAAACGTCTGAAGATAAGCTTACTCTTGCGGGGATTTTCAGTACTGCAGTGGATGAATGGTCATCAAAAAAGTCTACACGACTAGAATCGTCTTTCTTCGAGCAATTAATCCAAACCAACCCAGTGATTGCGCAGTTATGCTTGGTCGAGCCCGTTTGTAGAGCGTCACTATTCGCCCGATCGGCATATCTTAAGTCGGAAGGATTCAGGCTCATGGCCCTTCTCTACAACCTCAACATCAATCCTGGATTGTCTTCCAACGAAGTGGCAGCACTGAATGGGCTAGACCTAGCCTCTGGCAGCTTCTTTGTTGCTGTGTGTGCCGCTTTACAAGATGAGGAGATGAAAAAATCGAAGCGAATCAGAGAAGTTTTGAAAAGCACTGAGAAGGTCCTTGCTTATTGTTCAGCAAGGGTAGACTCGTCTGATAACATTGGAAAAAAAGACACGATGGAGCTGCGCGAGCTTTTGCGTCGACTAAGAGATGACAGTGAGAGTCATGGAATCGCGAAGGTTTGCACAAAGCTCGTCGACGACTTTGCTACCCTTGTCGAGAAGCTTGATACGAAAGCGGAGGCTAATGAGGCCGCGACCAATATACAGAGCAGCatttcaaagaagaaaaagaaagggaaaaagaaaaagtaaacATACTGTAAGAAGGTATGCCTCTTCACATACACTAACTTTATTATATTTAAACCACTCTCAGACTAGATCAAAATCCACAAACCACCAACGAACCCAAGAACTGTATTAAAGGATTTCAATGAACTCTGAGATCTCTTCTGCGATTTAATATTGATAGCGTGTCTTCGAGTTCGATCCAAGTAAAGCCTTTTGCACGAAGCATACTCAGCGCTTCTTCGTATAGGCGTTCGTCTGCAGTAAATGTCGCGATTGTCAAAGGAGGCGATTCTTCTGCTAGGCCACACAAGGCATCCCCAACCTGTCCAAGGTGACGAGCCTCCAGACACATAAACTTAACGACATCAAGGAGACGCAATGCGGCGCTAGGAAGAGCAGAGGTCCCAAAAATATCAAGAATATCTCGAGAAAGAGTCAAAGCTCCTGGTCGCATTAGGTCGGGCGTCATTCCATCTACATCCAAAGCCACCATAAGAAACTTATCCGCAACCGAAGCAAGAACACTATCGCGCAGAACCTCCGGTGCAAACATTTCGATGTCCTTTGTGCTGTTGCTAATTCGACCAGTGTATACCAGGTCACAAACACGTAAAAGGACGCTCAGCAACCTTTGAGTCTCTCCCAAATCAACTGACACTTCACTAGCATCAACCATTTCGACACCTTTAAGTGCCAAGAAATGCGGGCATCGCATCAGGTAGCTAGCAAGCTTGGCTCGCTCCATCAGTAAAGATTCTACAAAAGCTTTCCTGAATTCTCCGATTAAAGCATTCTCTAGATTCTCGACCGAGATCCCGAAACGACGAAGATCCTCGTCGCCATTCAGTGTGATATCACCATGGCTTTCAATCGGAAGCGATAAAACGCTTGTTACTAGGTGGGTGCCATTTATCAGCTCGATCCATTCCAAAATGTTAGTCTCCAAGTCCTTATCGCTCGGCAGCGTCCGCTGAACTAGCAGACTTTGTAAATCTGACGCGATTTCTTGCACGGTATCGAGAAAGTACATACACAAAGGTGTCGCTATCCGATTTAAGTATGGcccagaaaaagaaaaaaccGCGGCCTTGATTCGCACCGAACGTATCAGCGCGGCAAAGCTCTCAGCTTGTGGGGCAACGAGTTTGTTAGCACGTATGGTAGTCTGTTGCGTCAATATCGTAAAGACGCGCTCTCGTTCACGCTCCAGCCACCACGAAAGCAACTCTTCATCACCGGCTACAAATATGTCAATTAGACTTAGTAGACGGGTCGATAGCCCCTGTGGTACCAATTCCTGAAGGTCCGCGTCAAAGCGAATCAAATGCTCAATGGCATCACAGAGTGTGCTAGGCTTTGAAGCAGGACCCGCCACGTGTTCATGTCGGAAAAATCCGCGTTCGCCGAGCACCCATTGCACTATCCGGACAAGCTCATTGAGAAAGTTCACCATCCACGAAGAGGCTAGGAAAGGCGCTAAACCTCGATGGAGCAGCTCCCATGGTCCCCCTTCAAGTACATTGTCGCGCACATACAAAATCAGCCATTCTGGGAGACGATCTATGCGCATGGAAGTCGGGCGGTCATCGgacgcttccaaaaagtgaAAGCGAATTCGTTCCAGAATTGGTCCACAAATCTCCATCAACACTGGATCGAGCGCTGATACAGAACTAGAGTATCCGTTCACAGCATAAAGCACTTGCTGATGTGCGCTCTCAATGCGTTGTAAACACTCGCATATCCCTGCGATTGAAGTGAAGAGACTAGCTTCGGATTGGAATTGCTTGCGTTCCTTGAGCAATTTTTGGCAGCCTTCCTTTGAAGGATATTTGGCTTTCGATAGAGATCTCCTGAGGGAAACCGTGAGCTTTCCTTGTACGTATCCATACCAGGGCAGGTACTCCTCCTTATAAATTATATTGTAGAGAGCAAGTTTTTTGGTCGGCTCTCCCTGCCGGACAAGCACTTGCCCTAGCCTAAAGCATTTTTGTCCGTCCAGAACAAAATTATTGCTGCCATCTTCGCACGGCGAAGAACTTGCCCAAGCTGAGAGCTCACGCACAAAGGAAATCTCCTCGGCCTCGGTTTCGGCCATTCGGAGTCGTTTCAAAATTGATTTTTCGCCTCCTTCCTTCACCAAGAGTTGTTCCGAGTCGGGGTCGATATCATTTAGGTTGTCAATTTTACGAGTGACCACTTGTAAAGCACGCTCGGCCGACTCCAGCTCGGCTTGCAGGTACGAGGAGCCGGCAGACTTCTCGACCATAGTATTTCGACGATCAGAAAGTCAGCTTTTTCTATGTCAACAACCTGGTCTGCAAGAAGACGGTGGGTGAGCATCAATTCATCGCGTTTGTAGTACGACGAATAGGTTTTTATGCGAATGATCAATGTAACCTAAGGCAGATGTTTGCTTCTACGTGGTAAAGGTATCCCGGAGGTCGAACGCTGTTTTTTCCTTTCTACTGTTAATGtacgctcactgtcaagaagTGTAATCTAAT
Encoded here:
- a CDS encoding predicted protein translates to MVEKSAGSSYLQAELESAERALQVVTRKIDNLNDIDPDSEQLLVKEGGEKSILKRLRMAETEAEEISFVRELSAWASSSPCEDGSNNFVLDGQKCFRLGQVLVRQGEPTKKLALYNIIYKEEYLPWYGYVQGKLTVSLRRSLSKAKYPSKEGCQKLLKERKQFQSEASLFTSIAGICECLQRIESAHQQVLYAVNGYSSSVSALDPVLMEICGPILERIRFHFLEASDDRPTSMRIDRLPEWLILYVRDNVLEGGPWELLHRGLAPFLASSWMVNFLNELVRIVQWVLGERGFFRHEHVAGPASKPSTLCDAIEHLIRFDADLQELVPQGLSTRLLSLIDIFVAGDEELLSWWLERERERVFTILTQQTTIRANKLVAPQAESFAALIRSVRIKAAVFSFSGPYLNRIATPLCMYFLDTVQEIASDLQSLLVQRTLPSDKDLETNILEWIELINGTHLVTSVLSLPIESHGDITLNGDEDLRRFGISVENLENALIGEFRKAFVESLLMERAKLASYLMRCPHFLALKGVEMVDASEVSVDLGETQRLLSVLLRVCDLVYTGRISNSTKDIEMFAPEVLRDSVLASVADKFLMVALDVDGMTPDLMRPGALTLSRDILDIFGTSALPSAALRLLDVVKFMCLEARHLGQVGDALCGLAEESPPLTIATFTADERLYEEALSMLRAKGFTWIELEDTLSILNRRRDLRVH
- a CDS encoding predicted protein, producing MRFCPHDSSMLYPQEDKRNKILQYACRLCRYVESAPDQPLIYRNERKKEVGNILHTVPSSISDDPTLARSQKANCANCGRHEAVFFQSDVAQSDSLALIFVCCNCGHKWVN
- a CDS encoding predicted protein: VYLNVYDLSPANDYLYAIGLGLHHSGVEVSGTEYSFASGAGVFDSPPKVAPGAKFRQQIEVGAFDGGPGKLQQALTELRVDFGPDDYNLVRKNCNHFANALCWKLVRTTIPGHVNRLSDIGVCCSCLLPRQLLE
- a CDS encoding predicted protein translates to MKRHHRQVEEDDEHESAEMDVDTEEKVEPDETDQDTHSESDEDDAEGDSQIQRQPVAANPFLDAFYGLSSVSGKERAQAAQVILHHALVGPDANAKDAAYAFRRLLNGLCSGRAAARQGNAAALAKFVMIATIEDKLDAVQLETLKEGEKSVSSLLYLRNRLLAATNPNETPGRRKGSEERDYQFGRLFGIMAIFRSGVLCPSKENKADLNDILVVATGFLTDLANLYEYKNWMREPAAHAIGTMLNSYYAVCPKDNKAVKIIDHLVKTLSTLELLTKGDVHFDDDDDDEKPLYAKYSAEQVAIVAHIQANVHLHGDALPSPLDQPILTKDTIPLLAGALSEVSSVTQPRMHLVWDTIWILLTESAPDQGTQMVDLRIPRQSVPVGDDSLHDILEGLFRYVVIEKLLGLENDAGFENGKTTHERRALALCIVRNLAGAEFVSSVSGRTVLNMEVQLLEDIVLTTVLVQRLFVDVICAGTVGGSKKQSEHMLKPLSLQVLDSILASFSDDFRSDMVTRRLVVVRAFLDCEPRFDTRTKTTFIADLLGILSYTTLDAGRRALLNEFVSYLEIKIARAATDAKLGVSTYDAIGFVDWLFGVAKVFLRSEIATETTARPEVRRIISFLSAAAFFDCKSSTVEFSKNRLTTKKKGKKRSPNLDESVKHPVIAAASLLKNERIGLNDFIPYDVRIILSARYYSLLADIVATTLRSSDSLKEKNVLDQLSDTIDGIHTLVSMGVHTFGLANKEEGMETNDSPNDIVLNLRRKAYNIPAKSEKPSKCVTAFAILASTLYLHLYTSGRPADVLADDDLDADDGNDHEELVEAIADVSHVATLFESGCKEGDYPLRSLAELCANLLSSPLSFGSNSKGASPKMIREVVKLCWTGGLVHSALSKNNVLDSQVMAILLGGIGVTSDSIGEDMNLDEEEEDDDSDSESSGDDISTMSKKETHAPDAENVGDSVRLEEISNEEEEVELDSSNLQSLLEEENDTDVELEHHEGADAALAKLILLRQDARKTGQQARERLAIAQYQRCVLLLETAVLGKPEGWGSLLRTNGLLNTIVPLIQYRKALEKDILKSTDKGSLARTGEKRSFMDKITSLLKMKIYKVRTSTIEWSEDCDQLELATSIATWLLSEIKSNSTKEHKSCCSGGLMFVLKALKTSEDKLTLAGIFSTAVDEWSSKKSTRLESSFFEQLIQTNPVIAQLCLVEPVCRASLFARSAYLKSEGFRLMALLYNLNINPGLSSNEVAALNGLDLASGSFFVAVCAALQDEEMKKSKRIREVLKSTEKVLAYCSARVDSSDNIGKKDTMELRELLRRLRDDSESHGIAKVCTKLVDDFATLVEKLDTKAEANEAATNIQSSISKKKKKGKKKK
- a CDS encoding predicted protein; this encodes MADTSNSRRFTLPRVARDPRFRAGRKLVQSGQAEQAVALFASLLEECRTTYGEAHIEAAPAYYEYGNAIFRAFPPPGEEVEESDRGESSVSKSPHVRDAAAAAAERRAQDTSNMTTDSADAINNHHIEEVKPENLITGVDQVETETGVGTIDESTDENDTADDDDRRLALEMMETCWSILDEYLASVDSESSAEVSYCSWATDQVPRVLTGIGDVFSSLQRHADAADTYCRALGHRQTALEAFSEKELSIEFLQSRRRVVEANVLIAEELLACPVGEDVVTSESKDTLVQAAERVDFARGYYDRARDQLQETVLLMGQMAAKGADIQQEKEDICFASTMVMGVGMMLAELDEQAAEKNTEPVKKKGRHK